In a single window of the Biomphalaria glabrata chromosome 13, xgBioGlab47.1, whole genome shotgun sequence genome:
- the LOC106072849 gene encoding uncharacterized protein LOC106072849, which translates to MFSQQCLLFLTSLLLSLLTITFRFTFVATEDPNKRLNVNPANPPQSEDEESTYEQMDIIGLEGEEKAKYHQREKHKCTYFYNNRYPNAEGGLINCTWYTANSCCKRTEVTSVFSAMDPLYGATVLCRNYINYLMCFFCSPDQYKFYRANKKVSVCLDYCESLYEECKTAGFNKSLIGEAYGNGTAFCAAQNFEVVDSADCFKFDPKVFGSSNRLFPVFPVLLLFVSILLYTLC; encoded by the exons ATGTTTTCACAGCagtgtttattgtttttaacaaGTCTGCTGTTGTCATTGTTGACAATAACGTTTAGATTTACATTCGTTGCAACAGAGGATCCAAATAAGAGACTAAATGTAAATCCAGCGAATCCTCCACAATCTGAAGATGAAGAAAGTACTTATGAACAAATGGATATAATAGGTCTAGAAGGAGAAGAAAAGGCAAAGTACCACCAGAGAGAGAAACATAAATGTACTTATTTCT ATAACAACAGGTATCCTAATGCTGAAGGTGGACTTATTAACTGTACTTGGTATACTGCTAACTCTTGCTGTAAGAGaactgaagtaacatctgtattttcagCTATGGATCCATTATATGGGGCTACTGTCCTCTGCAGAAACTATATCAATTACTTGATGTGCTTTTTTTGTAGCCCAGATCAGTACAAATTTTATCGTGCTAATAa AAAAGTGTCTGTCTGCCTGGATTACTGTGAGTCACTCTATGAAGAATGTAAAACTGCTGGTTTCAATAAAAGTTTAATAG GTGAAGCCTATGGTAATGGTACAGCATTTTGTGCAGCTCAGAATTTTGAGGTGGTTGATAGTGCGGACTGCTTCAAGTTTGATCCCAAAGTATTTGGCAGTTCCAATAGATTGTTCCCTGTTTTTCCTGTGTTGCTTCTCTTTGTTTCAATATTACTATACACATTATGTTAG
- the LOC106078344 gene encoding dol-P-Man:Man(5)GlcNAc(2)-PP-Dol alpha-1,3-mannosyltransferase-like produces MATSTRQMMSESKKGSRQSSYFALVNRSLFDPSFPMPMLIILFIAEIVVNLVVIVKIKYTEIDWIAYMQEVEGVVNGTYDYLQLKGDTGPLVYPAGFVYIFMGFYYLTEYGANIRLAQYMFAAIYMLNLLVVFDIYRQAKRIPPFAFFFMCALSYRIHSIYVLRLFNDPVAMLFLYISVNLFMRSHWSWGCLLYSLGVSIKMNLLLYSPALLVLLIASQGIKGTIKHLTICALPQVILALPFLATNPWGYIVRSFDLGRQFFYVWTVNWRLLPEEVFLNKYFQAGLLLMHVLVLILFFWFKWRPCIPSLKFQWSSKGCKPNLSADQILYVLFSANFIGMCFSRSLHYQFYVWYFHSLHYLVWCTPYPNVLRILLLGVIEFCWNTYPSTVLSSSLLHVSHLFILLGLWLVLVKTGSPSAKSQKDSSIGKVKMG; encoded by the exons ATGGCAACGTCCACAAGACAGATGATGTCTGAATCCAAAAAAGGATCAAGACAATCAAGTTACTTTGCTTTAGTAAACCGATCACTGTTCGATCCTTCATTTCCCATGCCCatgttaatcattctttttaTAGCTGAAATAGTAGTTAATTTAGTAGTCATAGTTAAAATCAAAT ATACAGAAATAGATTGGATAGCCTATATGCAAGAAGTTGAAGGTGTTGTCAATGGAACTTACGATTATTTACAGTTAAAAGGGGACACTGGTCCATTGGT CTATCCTGCTGGATTTGTGTACATCTTTATGGGTTTCTACTACTTAACAGAATATGGGGCAAATATTCGTTTAGCTCAGTACATGTTTGCTGCCATCTATATGTTGAACCTTCTTGTTGTGTTTGACATTTATAGACAAGCAAAAAGG aTTCCACCTTTTGCATTTTTCTTCATGTGTGCCCTCTCATACCGCATACACTCTATATATGTGTTAAGGCTCTTCAATGATCCTGTGGCCATGTTATTCTTATACATATCTGTTAACTTGTTCATGAGGTCGCATTGGTCCTGGGGTTGTCTTCTCTAcag TCTAGGTGTCTCCATAAAGATGAATCTGCTTCTATATTCACCAGCATTACTGGTATTATTAATAGCCTCACAGGGTATAAAAGGGACCATAAAGCATCTTACTATTTGCGCCTTGCCCCAA GTCATATTGGCCTTGCCTTTCCTTGCAACTAATCCTTGGGGATACATTGTTCGATCATTTGACTTGGGACGCCAGTTTTTTTACGTGTGGACTGTGAACTGGCGACTGTTACCTGAAGAAGTCTTCCTCAACAAATACTTTCAAGCTGGGCTGTTGTTGATGCATGTGCTGGTGTTGATTCTATTTTTCTGGTTTAAGTGGCGACC GTGTATTCCTTCACTCAAATTTCAGTGGTCCAGTAAAGGCTGCAAACCAAACCTCAGTGCTGAT CAGAtactttatgttttgttttcagccAATTTCATTGGAATGTGTTTTAGTCGATCTCTACACTACCAGTTCTATGTTTGGTATTTCCACAGCTTACACTACTTGGTGTGGTGCACACCTTATCCCAATGTTCTCAG AATTCTGTTGCTGGGAGTTATTGAGTTCTGTTGGAATACATATCCATCAACAGTGTTGAGTAGCAGTTTGCTCCACGTGTCTCACTTGTTTATACTTCTGGGTCTGTGGTTAGTTCTGGTCAAAACCGGTTCACCATCAGCTAAAAGTCAAAAAGATTCCAGCATTGGCAAGGTCAAGATGGGCTAG